One window of the Sander lucioperca isolate FBNREF2018 chromosome 5, SLUC_FBN_1.2, whole genome shotgun sequence genome contains the following:
- the mffa gene encoding mitochondrial fission factor homolog B isoform X4, translated as MNGAAFPSPAAEMAEMNRIQYELDYTEGISQRMRIPEMLRVAPQAHEDPNLGSQEVPHSVTMQVPERIVIAGDSNDPQFSRPRDLDLIQSTPLETLSLKTPPRVLTLSDRPLDFLEEEQRAAPDSEELRPQARVRRERSASENAAARHNSPLTRNDSAATPSPPATVHPCPLLTVTEEEHNLYSASSVLSFIQSTTRRAYQQVLEVLDENPRRLALSTYEGTLDAGPDDMTVVDATTLRRQLIKLNRRLQHLEEENKERTKREMILYSVTVAFWLVNTWVWLRR; from the exons ATGAACGGAGCAGCATTCCCTTCCCCCGCAGCAGAGATGGCGGAGATGAACCGTATCCAGTATGAGCTGGACTACACTGAAGGGATCAGCCAGAGGATGCGCATCCCTGAGATGCTCCGAGTGGCTCCTCAAGCCCACGAGGACCCTAATCTTGGATCTCAGGAGGTCCCCCACAGTGTCACAATGCAAGTCCCAGAGAGAATTGTGATTGCTG GAGACAGTAATGACCCCCAGTTCTCCAGACCTAGAGACCTGGACCTAATCCAGTCAACACCACTAGAAACCCTATCACTGAAGACTCCACCCAGAGTCCTCACGCTGAGTGATCGGCCCCTGGACTTCCTGGAAGAGGAGCAGCGGGCAGCTCCAGACAGTGAGGAG TTGCGGCCCCAAGCACGAGTACGACGGGAACGTTCAGCCAGTGAGAATGCAGCTGCCCGTCATAACAGTCCGCTGACGCGCAACGATTCTGC TGCGACCCCGTCCCCCCCAGCCACTGTTCACCCTTGCCCCCTTCTCACCGTGACTGAAGAAGAACACAACCTGTACAGCGCTAGCAGTGTTCTATCTTTCATCCAGTCCACTACACGTCGGGCCTACCAGCAGGTCCTGGAGGTCTTGGACGAGAACCCTCGCAG GCTTGCATTATCAACATATGAAGGCACACTGGATGCGGGGCCTGATGACATGACTGTGGTTGATGCAACAACGCTTCGACGTCAG CTCATCAAGTTGAACCGGAGACTCCAACATTTGGAAGAGGAGAACAAGGAGCGAACAAAGCGAGAGATGATCCTGTACTCGGTCACTGTTGCTTTCTGGCTCGTCAACACCTGGGTGTGGTTGCGACGCTAG
- the mffa gene encoding mitochondrial fission factor homolog B isoform X7, whose product MNGAAFPSPAAEMAEMNRIQYELDYTEGISQRMRIPEMLRVAPQAHEDPNLGSQEVPHSVTMQVPERIVIAGDSNDPQFSRPRDLDLIQSTPLETLSLKTPPRVLTLSDRPLDFLEEEQRAAPDSEELRPQARVRRERSASENAAARHNSPLTRNDSALALSTYEGTLDAGPDDMTVVDATTLRRQLIKLNRRLQHLEEENKERTKREMILYSVTVAFWLVNTWVWLRR is encoded by the exons ATGAACGGAGCAGCATTCCCTTCCCCCGCAGCAGAGATGGCGGAGATGAACCGTATCCAGTATGAGCTGGACTACACTGAAGGGATCAGCCAGAGGATGCGCATCCCTGAGATGCTCCGAGTGGCTCCTCAAGCCCACGAGGACCCTAATCTTGGATCTCAGGAGGTCCCCCACAGTGTCACAATGCAAGTCCCAGAGAGAATTGTGATTGCTG GAGACAGTAATGACCCCCAGTTCTCCAGACCTAGAGACCTGGACCTAATCCAGTCAACACCACTAGAAACCCTATCACTGAAGACTCCACCCAGAGTCCTCACGCTGAGTGATCGGCCCCTGGACTTCCTGGAAGAGGAGCAGCGGGCAGCTCCAGACAGTGAGGAG TTGCGGCCCCAAGCACGAGTACGACGGGAACGTTCAGCCAGTGAGAATGCAGCTGCCCGTCATAACAGTCCGCTGACGCGCAACGATTCTGC GCTTGCATTATCAACATATGAAGGCACACTGGATGCGGGGCCTGATGACATGACTGTGGTTGATGCAACAACGCTTCGACGTCAG CTCATCAAGTTGAACCGGAGACTCCAACATTTGGAAGAGGAGAACAAGGAGCGAACAAAGCGAGAGATGATCCTGTACTCGGTCACTGTTGCTTTCTGGCTCGTCAACACCTGGGTGTGGTTGCGACGCTAG
- the mffa gene encoding mitochondrial fission factor homolog B isoform X3, with protein MNGAAFPSPAAEMAEMNRIQYELDYTEGISQRMRIPEMLRVAPQAHEDPNLGSQEVPHSVTMQVPERIVIAGDSNDPQFSRPRDLDLIQSTPLETLSLKTPPRVLTLSDRPLDFLEEEQRAAPDSEEVLRPQARVRRERSASENAAARHNSPLTRNDSAATPSPPATVHPCPLLTVTEEEHNLYSASSVLSFIQSTTRRAYQQVLEVLDENPRRLALSTYEGTLDAGPDDMTVVDATTLRRQLIKLNRRLQHLEEENKERTKREMILYSVTVAFWLVNTWVWLRR; from the exons ATGAACGGAGCAGCATTCCCTTCCCCCGCAGCAGAGATGGCGGAGATGAACCGTATCCAGTATGAGCTGGACTACACTGAAGGGATCAGCCAGAGGATGCGCATCCCTGAGATGCTCCGAGTGGCTCCTCAAGCCCACGAGGACCCTAATCTTGGATCTCAGGAGGTCCCCCACAGTGTCACAATGCAAGTCCCAGAGAGAATTGTGATTGCTG GAGACAGTAATGACCCCCAGTTCTCCAGACCTAGAGACCTGGACCTAATCCAGTCAACACCACTAGAAACCCTATCACTGAAGACTCCACCCAGAGTCCTCACGCTGAGTGATCGGCCCCTGGACTTCCTGGAAGAGGAGCAGCGGGCAGCTCCAGACAGTGAGGAGGTG TTGCGGCCCCAAGCACGAGTACGACGGGAACGTTCAGCCAGTGAGAATGCAGCTGCCCGTCATAACAGTCCGCTGACGCGCAACGATTCTGC TGCGACCCCGTCCCCCCCAGCCACTGTTCACCCTTGCCCCCTTCTCACCGTGACTGAAGAAGAACACAACCTGTACAGCGCTAGCAGTGTTCTATCTTTCATCCAGTCCACTACACGTCGGGCCTACCAGCAGGTCCTGGAGGTCTTGGACGAGAACCCTCGCAG GCTTGCATTATCAACATATGAAGGCACACTGGATGCGGGGCCTGATGACATGACTGTGGTTGATGCAACAACGCTTCGACGTCAG CTCATCAAGTTGAACCGGAGACTCCAACATTTGGAAGAGGAGAACAAGGAGCGAACAAAGCGAGAGATGATCCTGTACTCGGTCACTGTTGCTTTCTGGCTCGTCAACACCTGGGTGTGGTTGCGACGCTAG
- the mffa gene encoding mitochondrial fission factor homolog B isoform X2: protein MNGAAFPSPAAEMAEMNRIQYELDYTEGISQRMRIPEMLRVAPQAHEDPNLGSQEVPHSVTMQVPERIVIAGDSNDPQFSRPRDLDLIQSTPLETLSLKTPPRVLTLSDRPLDFLEEEQRAAPDSEELRPQARVRRERSASENAAARHNSPLTRNDSAATPSPPATVHPCPLLTVTEEEHNLYSASSVLSFIQSTTRRAYQQVLEVLDENPRSKPSLRGGSAMSSNPLHDSRLALSTYEGTLDAGPDDMTVVDATTLRRQLIKLNRRLQHLEEENKERTKREMILYSVTVAFWLVNTWVWLRR, encoded by the exons ATGAACGGAGCAGCATTCCCTTCCCCCGCAGCAGAGATGGCGGAGATGAACCGTATCCAGTATGAGCTGGACTACACTGAAGGGATCAGCCAGAGGATGCGCATCCCTGAGATGCTCCGAGTGGCTCCTCAAGCCCACGAGGACCCTAATCTTGGATCTCAGGAGGTCCCCCACAGTGTCACAATGCAAGTCCCAGAGAGAATTGTGATTGCTG GAGACAGTAATGACCCCCAGTTCTCCAGACCTAGAGACCTGGACCTAATCCAGTCAACACCACTAGAAACCCTATCACTGAAGACTCCACCCAGAGTCCTCACGCTGAGTGATCGGCCCCTGGACTTCCTGGAAGAGGAGCAGCGGGCAGCTCCAGACAGTGAGGAG TTGCGGCCCCAAGCACGAGTACGACGGGAACGTTCAGCCAGTGAGAATGCAGCTGCCCGTCATAACAGTCCGCTGACGCGCAACGATTCTGC TGCGACCCCGTCCCCCCCAGCCACTGTTCACCCTTGCCCCCTTCTCACCGTGACTGAAGAAGAACACAACCTGTACAGCGCTAGCAGTGTTCTATCTTTCATCCAGTCCACTACACGTCGGGCCTACCAGCAGGTCCTGGAGGTCTTGGACGAGAACCCTCGCAG CAAACCATCACTGCGAGGGGGGTCGGCCATGAGCTCCAACCCCCTGCATGACTCCAG GCTTGCATTATCAACATATGAAGGCACACTGGATGCGGGGCCTGATGACATGACTGTGGTTGATGCAACAACGCTTCGACGTCAG CTCATCAAGTTGAACCGGAGACTCCAACATTTGGAAGAGGAGAACAAGGAGCGAACAAAGCGAGAGATGATCCTGTACTCGGTCACTGTTGCTTTCTGGCTCGTCAACACCTGGGTGTGGTTGCGACGCTAG
- the mffa gene encoding mitochondrial fission factor homolog B isoform X6, with amino-acid sequence MNGAAFPSPAAEMAEMNRIQYELDYTEGISQRMRIPEMLRVAPQAHEDPNLGSQEVPHSVTMQVPERIVIAGDSNDPQFSRPRDLDLIQSTPLETLSLKTPPRVLTLSDRPLDFLEEEQRAAPDSEELRPQARVRRERSASENAAARHNSPLTRNDSAKPSLRGGSAMSSNPLHDSRLALSTYEGTLDAGPDDMTVVDATTLRRQLIKLNRRLQHLEEENKERTKREMILYSVTVAFWLVNTWVWLRR; translated from the exons ATGAACGGAGCAGCATTCCCTTCCCCCGCAGCAGAGATGGCGGAGATGAACCGTATCCAGTATGAGCTGGACTACACTGAAGGGATCAGCCAGAGGATGCGCATCCCTGAGATGCTCCGAGTGGCTCCTCAAGCCCACGAGGACCCTAATCTTGGATCTCAGGAGGTCCCCCACAGTGTCACAATGCAAGTCCCAGAGAGAATTGTGATTGCTG GAGACAGTAATGACCCCCAGTTCTCCAGACCTAGAGACCTGGACCTAATCCAGTCAACACCACTAGAAACCCTATCACTGAAGACTCCACCCAGAGTCCTCACGCTGAGTGATCGGCCCCTGGACTTCCTGGAAGAGGAGCAGCGGGCAGCTCCAGACAGTGAGGAG TTGCGGCCCCAAGCACGAGTACGACGGGAACGTTCAGCCAGTGAGAATGCAGCTGCCCGTCATAACAGTCCGCTGACGCGCAACGATTCTGC CAAACCATCACTGCGAGGGGGGTCGGCCATGAGCTCCAACCCCCTGCATGACTCCAG GCTTGCATTATCAACATATGAAGGCACACTGGATGCGGGGCCTGATGACATGACTGTGGTTGATGCAACAACGCTTCGACGTCAG CTCATCAAGTTGAACCGGAGACTCCAACATTTGGAAGAGGAGAACAAGGAGCGAACAAAGCGAGAGATGATCCTGTACTCGGTCACTGTTGCTTTCTGGCTCGTCAACACCTGGGTGTGGTTGCGACGCTAG
- the mffa gene encoding mitochondrial fission factor homolog B isoform X1 codes for MNGAAFPSPAAEMAEMNRIQYELDYTEGISQRMRIPEMLRVAPQAHEDPNLGSQEVPHSVTMQVPERIVIAGDSNDPQFSRPRDLDLIQSTPLETLSLKTPPRVLTLSDRPLDFLEEEQRAAPDSEEVLRPQARVRRERSASENAAARHNSPLTRNDSAATPSPPATVHPCPLLTVTEEEHNLYSASSVLSFIQSTTRRAYQQVLEVLDENPRSKPSLRGGSAMSSNPLHDSRLALSTYEGTLDAGPDDMTVVDATTLRRQLIKLNRRLQHLEEENKERTKREMILYSVTVAFWLVNTWVWLRR; via the exons ATGAACGGAGCAGCATTCCCTTCCCCCGCAGCAGAGATGGCGGAGATGAACCGTATCCAGTATGAGCTGGACTACACTGAAGGGATCAGCCAGAGGATGCGCATCCCTGAGATGCTCCGAGTGGCTCCTCAAGCCCACGAGGACCCTAATCTTGGATCTCAGGAGGTCCCCCACAGTGTCACAATGCAAGTCCCAGAGAGAATTGTGATTGCTG GAGACAGTAATGACCCCCAGTTCTCCAGACCTAGAGACCTGGACCTAATCCAGTCAACACCACTAGAAACCCTATCACTGAAGACTCCACCCAGAGTCCTCACGCTGAGTGATCGGCCCCTGGACTTCCTGGAAGAGGAGCAGCGGGCAGCTCCAGACAGTGAGGAGGTG TTGCGGCCCCAAGCACGAGTACGACGGGAACGTTCAGCCAGTGAGAATGCAGCTGCCCGTCATAACAGTCCGCTGACGCGCAACGATTCTGC TGCGACCCCGTCCCCCCCAGCCACTGTTCACCCTTGCCCCCTTCTCACCGTGACTGAAGAAGAACACAACCTGTACAGCGCTAGCAGTGTTCTATCTTTCATCCAGTCCACTACACGTCGGGCCTACCAGCAGGTCCTGGAGGTCTTGGACGAGAACCCTCGCAG CAAACCATCACTGCGAGGGGGGTCGGCCATGAGCTCCAACCCCCTGCATGACTCCAG GCTTGCATTATCAACATATGAAGGCACACTGGATGCGGGGCCTGATGACATGACTGTGGTTGATGCAACAACGCTTCGACGTCAG CTCATCAAGTTGAACCGGAGACTCCAACATTTGGAAGAGGAGAACAAGGAGCGAACAAAGCGAGAGATGATCCTGTACTCGGTCACTGTTGCTTTCTGGCTCGTCAACACCTGGGTGTGGTTGCGACGCTAG
- the mffa gene encoding mitochondrial fission factor homolog B isoform X5, with protein sequence MNGAAFPSPAAEMAEMNRIQYELDYTEGISQRMRIPEMLRVAPQAHEDPNLGSQEVPHSVTMQVPERIVIAGDSNDPQFSRPRDLDLIQSTPLETLSLKTPPRVLTLSDRPLDFLEEEQRAAPDSEEVLRPQARVRRERSASENAAARHNSPLTRNDSAKPSLRGGSAMSSNPLHDSRLALSTYEGTLDAGPDDMTVVDATTLRRQLIKLNRRLQHLEEENKERTKREMILYSVTVAFWLVNTWVWLRR encoded by the exons ATGAACGGAGCAGCATTCCCTTCCCCCGCAGCAGAGATGGCGGAGATGAACCGTATCCAGTATGAGCTGGACTACACTGAAGGGATCAGCCAGAGGATGCGCATCCCTGAGATGCTCCGAGTGGCTCCTCAAGCCCACGAGGACCCTAATCTTGGATCTCAGGAGGTCCCCCACAGTGTCACAATGCAAGTCCCAGAGAGAATTGTGATTGCTG GAGACAGTAATGACCCCCAGTTCTCCAGACCTAGAGACCTGGACCTAATCCAGTCAACACCACTAGAAACCCTATCACTGAAGACTCCACCCAGAGTCCTCACGCTGAGTGATCGGCCCCTGGACTTCCTGGAAGAGGAGCAGCGGGCAGCTCCAGACAGTGAGGAGGTG TTGCGGCCCCAAGCACGAGTACGACGGGAACGTTCAGCCAGTGAGAATGCAGCTGCCCGTCATAACAGTCCGCTGACGCGCAACGATTCTGC CAAACCATCACTGCGAGGGGGGTCGGCCATGAGCTCCAACCCCCTGCATGACTCCAG GCTTGCATTATCAACATATGAAGGCACACTGGATGCGGGGCCTGATGACATGACTGTGGTTGATGCAACAACGCTTCGACGTCAG CTCATCAAGTTGAACCGGAGACTCCAACATTTGGAAGAGGAGAACAAGGAGCGAACAAAGCGAGAGATGATCCTGTACTCGGTCACTGTTGCTTTCTGGCTCGTCAACACCTGGGTGTGGTTGCGACGCTAG
- the dnaaf1 gene encoding dynein assembly factor 1, axonemal yields the protein MFTPEVQETMGDKVVPATQMECGDAEITSSVKDKVDAMIKDEAQEKKESNKKLQSPLQERRAKHSEPRMTKTFLKDHCKQNKLYSTPCLNDTLYLHFKGFSAIENLEEYTGLKCLWLESNGLQRIENLDAQTDLRSLFLQQNLIYKLENLEPLKKLCTLNVSNNFIHIIENISFLPDLSTLQIAHNKLETVEDIEHLSQCLVISVLDMSHNLLYDPEILLVLEAMPELRVLNLMGNEVVKKIPNYRKTMIVRLKQLTFLDDRPVFPKDRACAEAWAVGGLEAERKEREQWETRERRKIQDSLDGIANIRKKAQERQRLRELQEKGVTEASTAPETPCEENDTQTTQVFVQDCLDAHEEFMQSQSTQGPNEHQSNCEHLKAEQPDQGLQRDQLEKGDQETSQIKVTVTQEKEGVNPEHSAQEQESIAGKMLETEIGDDKQQQNQSHGIQLIRNEAEREQANMSERFEREQPSVVRADEVVQAHGPGPLVTELEDADQLETIHLPLHRSLHIDDLPDLEDVDTEDFTAMFSFQQVLKPKIEVISGGSDEDEPMGSQSEGIPTFGPDKNSMLLRGCKKSTGVSNNSSSLVYPEEGGTLGPLIFEPVGNSKPNPAPSPPRCLIEELE from the exons ATGTTCACTCCTGAAGTCCAGGAAACGATGGGAGATAAAGTAGTGCCAGCGACTCAAATGGAATGTGGAGATGCCGAAATAACTTCTTCTGTCAAAGATAAAGTGGATGCCATGATAAAGGATGAAGCTCaagaaaagaaggaaagtaACAAAAAACTGCAAAGCCCACTTCAAGAGAGAAGAGCAAAACATTCAGAGCCACGCATGACCAAGACGTTCCTTAAAGACCATTGTAAGCAGAACAAACTTTACTCAACGCCTTGCCTGAATGACACACTGTACCTGCATTTCAAAGGGTTCTCCGCCATTGAGAACCTAGAGGAGTACACAGGACTGAAGTGTCTCTGGCTGGAAAGCAATGGGCTTCAACGTATTGAGAACCTGGATGCCCAGACTGATCTGCGCTCCTTGTTCCTTCAGCAGAACCTCATATACAAGCTAGAAAACCTTGAACCTCTGAAAAAGCTCTGCACCCTTAATGTCTCCAACAACTTCATACACATCATAGAGAATATCTCCTTCCTTCCTGACCTGAGCACTCTGCAGATAGCCCATAACAAGCTGGAGACTGTGGAGGACATAGAGCATCTGAGTCAGTGTCTGGTAATCAGTGTGCTGGACATGTCTCACAATCTGTTATATGACCCTGAGATCCTCCTGGTACTTGAGGCCATGCCAGAACTGCGTGTGCTAAATCTAATGGGAAATGAGGTGGTGAAAAAAATCCCAAACTACAGGAAGACCATGATTGTGCGTCTCAAGCAGCTCACCTTCCTCGACGATCGCCCTGTGTTCCCCAAAGACAGGGCATGTGCAGAGGCATGGGCAGTGGGAGGGCTGGAAGCGGAGCGTAAAGAGAGGGAGCAATGGGAAACACGAGAGAGGAGGAAAATCCAGGACAGCTTGGACGGCATTGCAAACATTCGAAAGAAAGCCCAGGAGAGACAACGCCTTCGAGAGCTACAGGAGAAAG GGGTGACTGAGGCTTCCACCGCTCCAGAGACTCCATGTGAGGAAAATGACACCCAGACGACCCAAGTCTTTGTGCAGGACTGCCTGGATGCCCATGAAGAGTTCATGCAGAGTCAATCAACACAGGGGCCCAATGAACATCAGTCAAACTGCGAACATCTTAAAGCAGAGCAGCCAGATCAGGGTTTACAGAGGGACCAGTTAGAGAAAGGTGACCAGGAGACATCACAGATAAAGGTGACTGTGACACAAGAGAAAGAGGGGGTGAATCCAGAGCACTCAGCACAAGAGCAAGAAAGTATCGCAGGAAAGATGCTAGAGACAGAAATAGGAGatgataaacaacaacaaaaccagTCACATGGAATCCAGTTAATACGAAACGAAGCGGAGAGAGAGCAGGCAAACATGAGCGAGCGGTTTGAAAGAGAACAGCCTTCTGTGGTCAGGGCAGATGAGGTTGTACAGGCACATGGTCCCGGACCACTGGTTACAGAGCTGGAGGATGCAGACCAGCTGGAAACCATTCACCTTCCACTACATCGCTCACTGCATATTGATGACCTGCCTGATCTGGAGGATGTGGACACAGAGGACTTCACAGCAATGTTCTCTTTTCAGCAAGTGCTCAAACCTAAAATAGAGGTCATATCAGGAGGCAGTGATGAGGATGAGCCAATGGGGAGTCAGAGTGAGGGCATCCCCACCTTTGGTCCAGATAAAAATTCAATGCTCTTAAGAGGCTGTAAGAAATCAACCGGAGTCTCCAACAATTCTTCATCATTGGTGTATCCAGAAGAAGGGGGTACCCTTGGGCCACTCATTTTTGAACCGGTGGGAAACTCCAAACCAAACCCGGCCCCTTCTCCACCACGCTGCCTGATTGAGGAGCTGGAATGA